One segment of Panicum virgatum strain AP13 chromosome 1K, P.virgatum_v5, whole genome shotgun sequence DNA contains the following:
- the LOC120702639 gene encoding uncharacterized protein LOC120702639 isoform X1 produces the protein MLLVARRSHRLYRLVSESRTAMLREDAAELTVTGGASAAATKIRKRCAVSPSGASPDRQRRTLRLKRGVRLVGHRKGGGAGTGASPCASSGRERRMSESSWNRHGRHGHADVETRSAASARKLVSALWQLNKGDEGVFEEEEEIGWDAAAARRCSDQQRSASLEFSKISRRKSKTMKDDEEQRSWHNGHAHGQWFSDVMSNGGTVEVRTCPQGRTPARPGGDGAALAQDLCHSLTASAELVRVLANVLGPAGALGPTAASLLAALRSELDAARGRARRLARRHHGGGEEEEHHHRLRRQLAEEVRAWKARHREKAAAAARLVASELDGERRSRRRAERVGRKLAEALADAEASLRAATRELERERAARARLEKVCDELARDVGGAVAEEEEEELRRDAAREELEREREMLQLADELREERVRMKLAEARIQFEEKNAAVDRLRQELEAFLGTSSSKEDRQESPFHGEGQHTADDHRSLQLVLASEFGVDGIDRVVTDKTTGQGENGNDDGEGDGGSEGSDIELHMDGNSWSYKTTSRATTAKNAASVHGSLSDRGTECGARSQGTGDALELQEWDDVRSDDGASTKDLDEDAERYEAIKNLREQMLAGHGFVFLSQGGEADADGDRHRQGLVPRVEDGGLW, from the exons ATGCTGCTCGTGGCGAGAAGAAGCCATCGTCTTTACCGGCTGGTGTCTGAATCCAGGACTGCGATGCTGAGGGAAGACGCCGCTGAGCTGACCGTGACAGGAGGAGCTTCCGCCGCTGCCACCAAGATCCGCAAGCGCTGCGCCGTGTCGCCGTCGGGCGCGTCGCCGGACCGCCAGAGGAGGACGCTGAGGCTGAAGCGAGGCGTGCGGCTGGTCGGCCACCGgaagggaggcggcgccggcaccggcgcgtcgccgtgcgcgagcagcgggagggagaggaggatgtCGGAGTCGTCGTGGAACCGGCACGGCCGCCACGGCCACGCCGACGTCGAGACGCGGTCCGCGGCGTCGGCGCGGAAGCTCGTCAGCGCGCTCTGGCAGCTCAACAAGGGGGACGAGGGCGTgttcgaggaggaggaagagatcgggtgggacgcggccgccgcccgccggtgcTCGGACCAACAGCGCAGCGCGTCTCTGGAG TTCTCCAAGATTTCGAGGAGAAAGAGCAAGACTATGAAGGATGATGAAGAACAGAGGAGCTGGCACAATGGTCATGCCCATGGCCAGTGGTTCTCAGATGTCATGAGCAATGGCGGTACAGTGGAG GTGCGCACATGTCCTCAGGGCCGCACCCCGGCACGTCCGGGCGGCGacggggcggcgctggcgcaggACCTGTGCCACAGCCTCACGGCGTCCGCCGAGCTCGTCAGGGTCCTGGCCAACGTGCTGGGCCCCGCCGGCGCGCTCGGCCCCACCGCGGCGTCGCTCCTCGCCGCGCTGCGCTCCGAGCTCGACGCCgcgcgcgggcgcgcgcggcggctcgcGAGGCggcaccacggcggcggcgaggaggaggagcaccaccACCGCCTGCGGAGGCAGCTCGCGGAGGAGGTGCGCGCGTGGAAGGCCCGGCACAGGGagaaggccgcggcggccgcgcggctgGTCGCCTCGGAGCTGGACGGCGAGCgccgctcgcggcggcgcgccgagcgGGTGGGCAGGAAGCTGGCCGAGGCGCTGGCGGACGCCGAGGCGTCGCTGCGGGCGGCCACGCGGGAGCTGGAGCGCGAGAGGGCGGCCAGGGCGCGGCTGGAGAAGGTGTGCGACGAGCTTGCCAgggacgtcggcggcgcggtggcggaggaggaggaggaggagctcagGCGGGATGCCGCGCGGGAGGAGCTGGAGAGGGAGCGGGAGATGCTGCAGCTCGCCGACGAGCTGCGCGAGGAGCGGGTCCGGATGAAGCTGGCCGAGGCGAGGATCCAGTTCGAGGAGAAGAACGCCGCCGTCGACCGCCTGCGCCAAGAGCTCGAGGCCTTCTtgggcaccagcagcagcaaggaGGACCGTCAAGAATCGCCTTTCCACGGCGAAGGCCAGCATACCGCCGATGATCACCGGTCGTTGCAGCTGGTCCTCGCGTCTGAATTCGGCGTCGACGGCATCGACCGCGTAGTCACAGACAAGACCACCGGACAAGGTGAGAATGGCAACGATGACGGTGAAGGCGATGGTGGCTCGGAAGGCAGCGACATCGAGCTCCACATGGACGGCAACAGCTGGAGCTACAAGACCACCTCCAGGGCGACGACGGCCAAGAACGCGGCGTCAGTGCACGGCTCGCTTTCGGACAGAGGAACGGAATGCGGCGCGAGATCTCAGGGCACGGGAGATGCGCTGGAGCTGCAGGAGTGGGACGACGTGCGCAGCGACGACGGGGCCAGCACCAAGGACCTGGACGAGGACGCGGAGAGGTACGAGGCCATCAAGAACCTGCGGGAGCAGATGCTGGCCGGCCACGGCTTCGTCTTCCTGTCGCAAGGCGGCGAGGCAGACGCCGACGGGGATCGGCATCGCCAGGGTTTGGTACCTCGGGTCGAAGATGGGGGACTCTGGTGA
- the LOC120702639 gene encoding uncharacterized protein LOC120702639 isoform X2, which translates to MLREDAAELTVTGGASAAATKIRKRCAVSPSGASPDRQRRTLRLKRGVRLVGHRKGGGAGTGASPCASSGRERRMSESSWNRHGRHGHADVETRSAASARKLVSALWQLNKGDEGVFEEEEEIGWDAAAARRCSDQQRSASLEFSKISRRKSKTMKDDEEQRSWHNGHAHGQWFSDVMSNGGTVEVRTCPQGRTPARPGGDGAALAQDLCHSLTASAELVRVLANVLGPAGALGPTAASLLAALRSELDAARGRARRLARRHHGGGEEEEHHHRLRRQLAEEVRAWKARHREKAAAAARLVASELDGERRSRRRAERVGRKLAEALADAEASLRAATRELERERAARARLEKVCDELARDVGGAVAEEEEEELRRDAAREELEREREMLQLADELREERVRMKLAEARIQFEEKNAAVDRLRQELEAFLGTSSSKEDRQESPFHGEGQHTADDHRSLQLVLASEFGVDGIDRVVTDKTTGQGENGNDDGEGDGGSEGSDIELHMDGNSWSYKTTSRATTAKNAASVHGSLSDRGTECGARSQGTGDALELQEWDDVRSDDGASTKDLDEDAERYEAIKNLREQMLAGHGFVFLSQGGEADADGDRHRQGLVPRVEDGGLW; encoded by the exons ATGCTGAGGGAAGACGCCGCTGAGCTGACCGTGACAGGAGGAGCTTCCGCCGCTGCCACCAAGATCCGCAAGCGCTGCGCCGTGTCGCCGTCGGGCGCGTCGCCGGACCGCCAGAGGAGGACGCTGAGGCTGAAGCGAGGCGTGCGGCTGGTCGGCCACCGgaagggaggcggcgccggcaccggcgcgtcgccgtgcgcgagcagcgggagggagaggaggatgtCGGAGTCGTCGTGGAACCGGCACGGCCGCCACGGCCACGCCGACGTCGAGACGCGGTCCGCGGCGTCGGCGCGGAAGCTCGTCAGCGCGCTCTGGCAGCTCAACAAGGGGGACGAGGGCGTgttcgaggaggaggaagagatcgggtgggacgcggccgccgcccgccggtgcTCGGACCAACAGCGCAGCGCGTCTCTGGAG TTCTCCAAGATTTCGAGGAGAAAGAGCAAGACTATGAAGGATGATGAAGAACAGAGGAGCTGGCACAATGGTCATGCCCATGGCCAGTGGTTCTCAGATGTCATGAGCAATGGCGGTACAGTGGAG GTGCGCACATGTCCTCAGGGCCGCACCCCGGCACGTCCGGGCGGCGacggggcggcgctggcgcaggACCTGTGCCACAGCCTCACGGCGTCCGCCGAGCTCGTCAGGGTCCTGGCCAACGTGCTGGGCCCCGCCGGCGCGCTCGGCCCCACCGCGGCGTCGCTCCTCGCCGCGCTGCGCTCCGAGCTCGACGCCgcgcgcgggcgcgcgcggcggctcgcGAGGCggcaccacggcggcggcgaggaggaggagcaccaccACCGCCTGCGGAGGCAGCTCGCGGAGGAGGTGCGCGCGTGGAAGGCCCGGCACAGGGagaaggccgcggcggccgcgcggctgGTCGCCTCGGAGCTGGACGGCGAGCgccgctcgcggcggcgcgccgagcgGGTGGGCAGGAAGCTGGCCGAGGCGCTGGCGGACGCCGAGGCGTCGCTGCGGGCGGCCACGCGGGAGCTGGAGCGCGAGAGGGCGGCCAGGGCGCGGCTGGAGAAGGTGTGCGACGAGCTTGCCAgggacgtcggcggcgcggtggcggaggaggaggaggaggagctcagGCGGGATGCCGCGCGGGAGGAGCTGGAGAGGGAGCGGGAGATGCTGCAGCTCGCCGACGAGCTGCGCGAGGAGCGGGTCCGGATGAAGCTGGCCGAGGCGAGGATCCAGTTCGAGGAGAAGAACGCCGCCGTCGACCGCCTGCGCCAAGAGCTCGAGGCCTTCTtgggcaccagcagcagcaaggaGGACCGTCAAGAATCGCCTTTCCACGGCGAAGGCCAGCATACCGCCGATGATCACCGGTCGTTGCAGCTGGTCCTCGCGTCTGAATTCGGCGTCGACGGCATCGACCGCGTAGTCACAGACAAGACCACCGGACAAGGTGAGAATGGCAACGATGACGGTGAAGGCGATGGTGGCTCGGAAGGCAGCGACATCGAGCTCCACATGGACGGCAACAGCTGGAGCTACAAGACCACCTCCAGGGCGACGACGGCCAAGAACGCGGCGTCAGTGCACGGCTCGCTTTCGGACAGAGGAACGGAATGCGGCGCGAGATCTCAGGGCACGGGAGATGCGCTGGAGCTGCAGGAGTGGGACGACGTGCGCAGCGACGACGGGGCCAGCACCAAGGACCTGGACGAGGACGCGGAGAGGTACGAGGCCATCAAGAACCTGCGGGAGCAGATGCTGGCCGGCCACGGCTTCGTCTTCCTGTCGCAAGGCGGCGAGGCAGACGCCGACGGGGATCGGCATCGCCAGGGTTTGGTACCTCGGGTCGAAGATGGGGGACTCTGGTGA